One genomic region from Actinocatenispora thailandica encodes:
- a CDS encoding cysteine hydrolase family protein, whose product MRTALIVGDVQRGITGSYPFAARVVPPIAELLPRARAAGALIVFVHFGFRANGADLPADNPLYRSFYDAGNAFHEESDGPEIDLPVAAEDVVVLKRRASAFAGTDLDLVLRARGIGTLAIAGVATSAMVAATCYDAADRGYRLTVLRDGCGDGDAAVHDFFMDTVFPSRGIEVTSCADWRPERG is encoded by the coding sequence ATGCGCACCGCACTGATCGTCGGTGACGTCCAGCGGGGCATCACGGGCAGCTATCCGTTCGCCGCGCGGGTCGTACCGCCGATCGCCGAACTGCTGCCGCGCGCTCGAGCCGCCGGTGCGCTGATCGTGTTCGTCCACTTCGGCTTCCGGGCCAACGGTGCCGATCTGCCGGCGGACAACCCGCTGTACCGGTCGTTCTACGACGCCGGGAACGCCTTCCACGAGGAGTCGGACGGGCCCGAGATCGATCTGCCGGTGGCCGCCGAGGACGTCGTGGTCCTCAAGCGCCGCGCCAGCGCGTTCGCCGGCACCGACCTCGACCTGGTACTGCGCGCGCGCGGCATCGGCACGCTGGCGATCGCCGGCGTCGCCACCAGCGCGATGGTGGCCGCCACGTGCTACGACGCGGCCGACCGCGGCTACCGGCTGACCGTCCTGCGCGACGGCTGCGGCGACGGTGACGCGGCCGTGCACGACTTCTTCATGGACACCGTCTTCCCGAGCCGCGGCATCGAGGTCACCAGCTGCGCGGACTGGCGCCCCGAGCGCGGCTGA
- a CDS encoding LysE family translocator, producing the protein MIDPALLPGYLVAVLLIAIAPGPDMAYIVAAATAHGPRAGVLSAAGMAAGMVVHVTATAVGLAALLTAVPVALDLIRLAGAAYLGWLAVDTLRSATGGGLAGRATPTRGQLLRRATMTNLANPKVILFFAAFLPHFVRLDRGSVTAQLLALGAMFLLVGLLVDSVIGLAAGQLRTALAPGSRAGRTLTVLAGATFAVLAVLLVVDVVTAHR; encoded by the coding sequence ATGATCGATCCGGCCTTGCTTCCCGGCTACCTGGTGGCCGTGCTGCTGATCGCCATCGCGCCCGGGCCCGACATGGCGTACATCGTGGCCGCCGCGACGGCGCACGGGCCGCGGGCCGGTGTGCTGTCCGCGGCCGGCATGGCGGCAGGCATGGTCGTGCACGTCACGGCCACCGCCGTGGGGCTCGCCGCGCTGCTGACGGCCGTGCCGGTCGCGCTCGACCTGATCCGGCTGGCCGGCGCGGCCTATCTGGGCTGGCTCGCCGTGGACACGCTGCGCTCGGCCACCGGTGGCGGGCTGGCCGGCCGTGCCACGCCCACCCGCGGCCAGCTGCTGCGTCGAGCCACCATGACCAACCTGGCCAACCCCAAGGTGATCCTGTTCTTCGCCGCGTTCCTGCCGCACTTCGTCCGGCTCGACCGCGGCTCGGTCACCGCACAGCTACTCGCGCTCGGCGCGATGTTCCTGCTCGTCGGGCTGCTGGTGGACAGCGTGATCGGGCTCGCCGCCGGGCAACTGCGCACCGCGCTCGCGCCGGGATCCCGGGCCGGCCGGACTCTCACCGTACTGGCCGGCGCCACCTTCGCGGTGTTGGCCGTGTTGCTGGTCGTCGACGTCGTCACCGCCCACCGGTAA
- a CDS encoding CGNR zinc finger domain-containing protein, with protein MPITIEPMPATALVELVNEWGAVPRDVAGEADQPFPPRPPAGLGAPDGNIDDRAMCRAADLLHPVFATTDPADRVTLVAGLLAATGVRPAIVQAADGAAATWSVDAPEHALVAAAALTLRDHLDRYGGDRLGVCTGRACADVFVDASPTHDRRYCSVSCQNRTRVAAYRRRRRAAT; from the coding sequence GTGCCGATCACGATCGAGCCGATGCCGGCGACCGCCCTGGTCGAGCTGGTGAACGAGTGGGGGGCGGTGCCGCGCGACGTCGCCGGCGAGGCCGACCAGCCGTTCCCGCCCCGGCCACCGGCCGGCCTCGGTGCACCCGACGGGAACATCGACGACCGGGCGATGTGCCGTGCCGCCGACCTGCTGCACCCGGTCTTCGCGACCACCGACCCGGCCGACCGCGTCACCCTGGTCGCCGGGCTGCTCGCCGCCACCGGCGTACGCCCGGCCATCGTCCAGGCTGCGGACGGGGCAGCCGCCACCTGGTCGGTCGACGCGCCGGAGCACGCGCTGGTCGCCGCGGCGGCGCTGACCCTGCGCGACCACCTCGACCGGTACGGCGGAGACCGGCTTGGCGTGTGCACCGGCCGGGCCTGCGCCGACGTGTTCGTCGACGCCTCGCCCACGCACGACCGGCGGTACTGCTCGGTCAGCTGCCAGAACCGGACCCGGGTCGCCGCCTACCGCCGGCGCCGCCGGGCGGCGACCTGA
- a CDS encoding aldo/keto reductase, with amino-acid sequence MGERRRNVLQDATIAGIAAAHDKTAAQVMLRWQLQHGRSAIPKSTNPGRIAENFDVLDFELTGDQLARIDALDTGVRNGPDPDVPRPEMFDRVIPED; translated from the coding sequence CCGCCGCAACGTCCTGCAGGACGCCACCATCGCCGGGATCGCCGCCGCGCACGACAAGACCGCGGCCCAGGTGATGCTGCGCTGGCAGCTGCAGCACGGCCGGTCGGCCATCCCGAAGTCCACCAACCCCGGGCGTATCGCCGAGAACTTCGACGTGCTCGACTTCGAGCTGACCGGCGATCAGCTCGCCCGCATCGACGCCCTGGACACCGGCGTCCGCAACGGCCCGGACCCCGACGTGCCGCGCCCGGAGATGTTCGACCGGGTCATCCCCGAGGACTGA